In Abyssisolibacter fermentans, the following proteins share a genomic window:
- a CDS encoding helix-turn-helix domain-containing protein, with protein sequence MKTKIIDIKKVGSNIKKYRLKKNLTQEQLAYKTELSQQYIGNIERGVTTSSMETILKICYALDITPNHLFISSSKISTKALQEQLVNMLEDSTADEIKHIMNYITFIKDSNLFKDNETK encoded by the coding sequence TTGAAAACAAAAATTATAGACATCAAAAAAGTAGGTAGTAACATAAAGAAATATCGACTGAAAAAAAACTTAACACAGGAGCAACTAGCATATAAAACTGAACTTTCACAACAATATATTGGTAATATTGAACGTGGTGTTACAACTTCTTCAATGGAAACCATCTTGAAAATATGTTATGCCTTAGATATAACACCTAATCATCTGTTTATTTCATCTTCAAAAATTAGTACTAAAGCACTACAAGAACAATTAGTAAATATGTTAGAAGATAGCACTGCCGATGAAATAAAGCATATAATGAACTATATTACATTTATTAAAGACAGCAACCTTTTTAAAGATAATGAAACAAAGTGA